A region of Thermostichus vulcanus str. 'Rupite' DNA encodes the following proteins:
- a CDS encoding ArnT family glycosyltransferase has translation MQFRRDPHLLPFLGLSLLIMGLATPLFLLSGAEPSLDGCDESFYAQMARELLREGHWLGPTFLGEPFFEKPPLLTWSVALSFALHGVNEWAARLPGILSALLSIPLIGWIGRFFLPVRAAVLGMVALPLCYLWVQQGRLVGQDVPLTCLELVGILALVNGLRGHKAWFWLTGLAFGLGLLMKSAMILLSGAALIPYLVQQRRHWLGAAQFWLASLLGVGVFGLWLGLAWQVYGSEALTTLVGKVRDLGAEPFHADATGLYYFWHIPAHGFPWTVLALVGGALLVRQKPGSTLLIWSFPLLLLLLLQIYPTKTPYYTVQLYPWLALLAGVTLDQALQMREQPRLAGILSWGLAAVGLLLLGLGMAVILEVAEVALLQPHGWPLLGIGLLYTLLPVIWSWRRVLHYASGLWMGALLSAGILTLGTIVLRPDFGNFNPALAQMDWEQMLPGSQETVVDIGRSGLPDVCQAQAVAFYTPNPGVWVDDQALVQGEYGSHLWVSPVQAEQVELTSLGLQLLAEVEGWQLMRRLGSTLLDSPEDPPTQPVVPSEQSIGDP, from the coding sequence ATGCAGTTCCGTCGGGATCCCCATTTGCTGCCGTTTTTGGGCTTGAGCCTGTTGATCATGGGTTTGGCCACACCCCTGTTTTTGCTATCGGGGGCAGAGCCAAGTTTGGATGGCTGTGACGAAAGTTTTTATGCCCAGATGGCCCGTGAGCTGTTGCGGGAGGGGCATTGGCTGGGGCCGACATTCTTGGGAGAACCCTTTTTTGAGAAACCCCCCCTCTTAACCTGGAGCGTGGCCCTCAGCTTTGCCCTGCACGGGGTAAACGAATGGGCGGCGCGGCTGCCGGGGATCCTCTCTGCGTTGCTCTCGATTCCTTTGATTGGCTGGATTGGACGCTTTTTTCTGCCGGTACGGGCCGCAGTGTTGGGTATGGTGGCTCTGCCCTTGTGTTACCTCTGGGTGCAGCAGGGGCGGCTGGTCGGTCAGGATGTGCCCCTCACCTGTCTGGAGCTGGTTGGGATTTTGGCCTTGGTGAACGGCTTGCGGGGCCACAAAGCCTGGTTTTGGCTGACGGGACTGGCTTTTGGCTTGGGACTGCTGATGAAAAGCGCCATGATCCTGTTGTCAGGGGCAGCCCTGATTCCCTACTTGGTGCAGCAACGGCGTCATTGGCTGGGGGCGGCGCAGTTTTGGCTGGCGTCATTGCTGGGGGTGGGGGTGTTTGGGCTGTGGTTGGGCTTGGCTTGGCAAGTGTATGGCTCGGAAGCCCTCACCACTTTGGTGGGCAAAGTGCGGGATTTGGGAGCCGAACCCTTTCATGCCGATGCCACTGGCTTGTACTACTTCTGGCATATTCCCGCCCATGGCTTTCCTTGGACGGTGTTGGCTCTGGTAGGTGGAGCTTTGCTGGTGCGGCAGAAACCGGGATCCACGCTGCTGATTTGGTCTTTCCCGCTGCTGCTGTTGCTGTTGCTGCAGATTTACCCCACCAAAACCCCCTACTACACGGTGCAGCTCTACCCCTGGTTGGCGCTCTTGGCGGGGGTAACCCTAGACCAAGCCCTACAGATGCGAGAGCAGCCGCGTTTGGCCGGGATCCTCTCTTGGGGGCTGGCGGCGGTGGGTCTGTTGCTGCTGGGACTGGGGATGGCGGTGATCCTGGAAGTGGCGGAGGTGGCGCTCTTGCAACCCCACGGGTGGCCGTTGCTGGGGATTGGCCTTTTGTATACTCTCTTGCCGGTGATCTGGAGTTGGCGGCGGGTGCTGCACTACGCAAGTGGGTTGTGGATGGGAGCCCTGTTGTCCGCCGGGATCCTCACCCTGGGCACCATTGTTCTGCGGCCCGATTTCGGCAATTTCAACCCCGCTTTGGCCCAAATGGACTGGGAACAGATGCTACCCGGATCCCAAGAGACGGTGGTGGATATCGGGCGTAGCGGCTTACCGGATGTTTGTCAGGCTCAAGCAGTTGCCTTCTATACGCCTAATCCGGGCGTTTGGGTGGATGATCAGGCTTTGGTGCAGGGGGAGTATGGATCCCACCTTTGGGTATCACCGGTGCAAGCCGAACAGGTAGAGCTGACCTCTTTGGGGTTACAACTCTTGGCGGAGGTGGAGGGATGGCAACTGATGCGCCGTCTTGGCTCTACTCTTCTGGATTCGCCTGAAGATCCACCCACTCAGCCAGTCGTGCCCTCAGAACAGTCGATTGGGGATCCCTAG
- the fabG gene encoding 3-oxoacyl-ACP reductase FabG has protein sequence MQGKQILLTGGTGGLGLGVTPVVLATGAELTLPYRKEKDLLALRETLPANALERIRFVQVDLLDETAIAQMIDSMRRVDGLIHLVGGFAMGPTHEYRLEDWRKDFDLNLTTTFLVCKHSLRKMWQQGYGRIVTVGSRGAVEPGPQLAAYCASKAGVVALTRSIAAETKGTDITANVVLPSIIDTPANRAAMGSEQAELWVKPESLGQVLAFLVSEAARDLRGAVIPVYGNV, from the coding sequence ATGCAGGGCAAACAGATCTTGCTGACCGGAGGTACAGGTGGGTTGGGATTGGGGGTAACCCCGGTGGTGCTGGCCACAGGCGCAGAACTGACCTTGCCCTATCGCAAAGAAAAGGATCTGCTGGCTCTGCGAGAAACCTTACCGGCCAATGCCTTGGAGCGGATTCGCTTTGTGCAAGTGGATCTACTGGATGAAACCGCAATTGCGCAGATGATCGACAGTATGCGGCGGGTGGATGGGTTAATCCATTTGGTGGGGGGCTTTGCTATGGGGCCAACCCATGAGTACAGGTTGGAGGATTGGCGCAAAGATTTTGATCTCAACCTCACCACCACCTTCTTGGTCTGTAAGCACAGCCTGCGGAAAATGTGGCAGCAGGGTTATGGGCGGATCGTGACGGTGGGATCCCGGGGAGCGGTGGAGCCAGGCCCACAATTGGCCGCCTACTGTGCCTCTAAAGCCGGGGTGGTTGCCCTGACCCGCAGCATTGCTGCCGAAACCAAGGGTACGGATATCACAGCCAATGTTGTGCTGCCCAGTATCATCGATACCCCGGCCAATCGAGCCGCCATGGGATCCGAACAGGCCGAACTGTGGGTCAAGCCGGAATCGCTTGGGCAAGTGCTAGCCTTTTTGGTTTCTGAAGCCGCACGAGATCTGCGGGGTGCAGTGATCCCGGTGTATGGGAATGTTTAA
- a CDS encoding ABC transporter permease, producing MSISMSSIQRTWILQGLALLAALLFVAVVILLVGASPLQVARSMWSGAFGTEAQFGRVLATLAPLTLCCCGLVFTFIAGLYNLGIEGQITVGAIAATFLLRLDDGHLPPPLAITLALVSGILGGAGWGWLAGILNVFGRVNEIFAGLGLNFVAQGWVLYLIFGPWKRPGVASMSGTELLDPSLWLPTWGRSEASPVALLLALLALGLTVMVVRNTRFGLQLRAVGKNPLAAFRLGIPSTQRLMMAFGCCGGLAGLAGALQVLALFHRLIPNISSNLGFLALLVVMLAGFNPLLILPIAFFFSSLNIGSLQLPLSLQLESSLAGVIQGSLVLFVLLAQGISRRYRDTP from the coding sequence ATGTCCATCTCAATGTCATCTATCCAACGCACCTGGATCCTTCAAGGACTCGCTTTGCTAGCGGCGCTGCTGTTTGTGGCGGTGGTGATCTTGCTGGTGGGGGCCTCACCGCTGCAGGTGGCCCGGAGTATGTGGAGTGGGGCGTTTGGCACAGAAGCTCAGTTTGGCCGGGTTTTGGCCACCTTGGCCCCCCTGACCCTCTGCTGCTGTGGGCTGGTGTTTACCTTCATTGCTGGCCTCTACAACCTGGGGATTGAAGGGCAGATTACCGTCGGCGCGATTGCGGCGACCTTCCTGTTGCGGTTGGACGATGGCCATCTGCCACCGCCTCTGGCCATCACTTTGGCGCTCGTATCAGGGATCCTGGGGGGAGCGGGCTGGGGCTGGCTGGCTGGGATCCTGAATGTCTTTGGGCGGGTGAACGAGATCTTCGCGGGTCTAGGACTGAACTTCGTCGCTCAGGGTTGGGTGCTATACCTCATTTTTGGCCCTTGGAAACGACCGGGGGTGGCCTCCATGAGTGGGACGGAATTGTTGGATCCCAGCTTGTGGTTGCCCACTTGGGGCCGTTCGGAAGCCAGTCCGGTGGCCTTGCTGCTGGCGCTGTTGGCCTTGGGCCTGACGGTGATGGTGGTGCGCAATACCCGTTTTGGCTTGCAGTTGCGGGCGGTAGGGAAAAATCCTTTGGCAGCCTTCCGGTTGGGGATCCCTTCAACGCAGCGGCTCATGATGGCCTTCGGTTGCTGTGGGGGCTTGGCGGGACTGGCGGGGGCTTTGCAGGTTTTGGCTCTGTTCCATCGCCTCATCCCGAATATTTCCAGTAACTTGGGTTTTTTGGCTTTGCTGGTGGTGATGTTGGCAGGGTTTAACCCGCTGCTGATTTTGCCGATTGCTTTTTTCTTCAGCAGCCTTAATATCGGTAGTCTGCAACTGCCCCTCTCGTTACAGTTGGAATCTTCTTTGGCAGGGGTGATTCAGGGATCCCTGGTTCTGTTTGTGCTGTTGGCGCAGGGGATCAGCCGCCGTTATCGGGACACCCCCTAG